From the Asterias amurensis chromosome 1, ASM3211899v1 genome, the window ATGATGAAGTCATCCAAACATTCCAGTAATGCATTGTGTTTATGGGTACAGGAAGAGGGCGGCCATTTTGGGCAAGGAGGCGAGACCAGTCTACATGAGCAAGTAAGTTACATGCTAGTCTAGCttcttctttaaagccattggacactttcggaacagaacaaaaattaaaagttcacagatttacaaataacttacagggacGGGCACAACATCCATTTCAAATGCATTAATCAAAACATTTGGTCATTCTTCTTCCAGATGGCAGTGCAGACAGCATTTTTATACAAAGTGTTGGGCCTCAGTATGGACTCGCACCACCACGTCCAGTCAGAATGACATCTGAAGTGTCTCTTATCTAGTCTTTACATCAACACTATAAAGCATGAGGTTGGacacaaaaattaatgaaaaaaggtttcaaacgtATTTATTTATGCTGTTATATATTACATATTAAGTGTAAGTGCATAATTCAAAGTAAAGTTTTTATTACAAAGTCATTtttcataaattattttgaaataatcaTTGTCACTACATATTCATGCATGAAGTTATTTCTAAGGGATGGTGTTTCATTCtgaatgctgcggccagagatgcAGTTGATACCCCCTGTCACATTCATGTGAATAGATTCAAAGTTCTTGTGAACAGCAAGTAAACACTTCTTTTTTTATTGTGGCTCAAAAATACTAACCTATCTCAAAATTTGTTACAAGATcaatattataataaaatatCTACAGTTTCAAAATTGTGCTTGGTTGCAGGTAGGGAAGACttatctcatttgtcttatACTTTCACACTCAACAGAATTAAAACATTTAAcataacattttaaattaaaggcgagtcctaactgaggactagtcctaaggagatattaaaaacctaAGACTAGttccaagttaggacgagtaactcgtcctaaatggagataagactagtctcaactctttgtaaaatccacccaaGGTGAggtaatatttattaaaaaacacgAGACTGCTAGACTTGTCTTAGGATAACTGGCCCTGGTCCTGTGTAAAGTTTGAACCCTGCAAACTTGAACATCTGGGAAAATTTTGTCACAGGATTTACACCTTCATCATCTTGCAGTGTTAGTAAAAGAACTCTAAAACTATGACTGCTCTGTGAAGTTCAAACCTACACGTACCATTAACCAGGAATAGGTGTTGGTTGTTCTAGAAACTATGCTCTTTCAAATCTCATGTTCAAGTTAGAGTTGAACTATCGACAATGTATCCTTTGATCTCCCAGGAAATGTTTTGAGCCCTCTCAAGTGAGGAAGTCCTGCGCATCCCACGACGTGGCAGTTTAGCAATGGCGCTGAACAGAACTTACTTTAGTCCCTCAAAATCCTTATAATTCTTTTGCCTGAGTTTGAAGGAATCGTTACCAACTAGTTGAACCAAACACACCCTGCATAGGGTAAATCCATCACATTCTCTGCTGAATGATATGAATTTTGAATGGTTTCCAACCAGAATATCCAGGGGATTAGGGTAAAGGATTATCCTCTGATGATAATCACCTGTCTCTTCAACCACACTGGTAAAGCTTTGATGTACTCCTCCTTATATGTATAATGTGCAGATCTTACATATCGCTGGTAGCCATCAGGGATTGTGTGCATcatatacacacaaaaaactgTCCATACCCAATTGATGGTGAGCTAGCTGACAAGACctgcaaacaacaaaataataaccatCAAAACTGTGGAATGCTTCCAGGGCTGTGGAAAGGTCACTGTGGTCAAGTGGTCAGACCGCAGGACTTGCCATCACAAGGTTATGGTTCGAACCATACcaagctataaaaaaaaatgtcagcatcatctaaattttgaaataaaatacaagtGCATTCAAAAACTCACCTAGGTAGTCGTCCATCAGGGTTCCAATTGCAAACTGGAAAGAAAGGAACAAGTTATATTATATTACAAGGAATGCTTTTTGAAGTAGATGCGTAGCAAAGAAAAATGTTGATTAAGTTTGGCCGTTTCATTTATTTACCGTTTTTCTGTCTTGTAATCCTGAAGATCTATATCATTTGGGTGAGACTCAATGATGTAAGTAATGGTGTGTAATTTGCACATACAAAAATAGTCTCAATTgttaagcaaagtgtgatgtcacaagtcATCTTAAGCCGTGTTCGCATAGGACTTTCGGGTCTGGTAACTTACCGGCCCGGTAGGTTAACTTACTAGCCCGGTAAGTTAACAGCTGTTCGCACTTGGATTAATTTGTGTCCGTTAACTTAACATGggtctttctcaaacctcggattgggctccggctcaggctagGGCTCCGTGCACTGCGTACGCAGTGGAAAATGCAGCTATGCTTTTATCAAACatttttggagcagcgcgtattgcacaCGGTGATACGAACATCAGCAGATCCTTTAGATAGAAGAATTGTTAAGTTACCGTAGCGGTACGTTGGCATTGGACTTCTTGCCCCTGTTAAGTTAACATTTTTAAGTTACCGGGGCTCAAATCTGCCTGTTATGTCAACAGCATCGTGGCGGTAACTTACCACCCCGGTAAATTACTGGCTGTGAGTCTGTTCGCACTTGGACTTAATATCGGTAAgttacccattttaagtccaatgcgaacacggCCGGCTGTATAAAAACTGATGCTATtagaactttaaaaacaaaaattactggAGAATTTTAAATACACAAGCTCATTATTGAAGGTGTACTTACTATATCAGATGCATCTACCCTCGTTCCGACTATCTTGAGTCTGATTTCATCATCCTGCTGTATAACAACATCCTGAAGAGACAGATGAAGAGAAGAGGTTCAAACTGTGTCAGACATTTTCCCACTTTGGACTTGGAAAGCATGTGTATGTCCACAAATACATCCCAAATCAATATGTTTTAGGCATCGGGACATAATGGCTAAACCATAAAGAAAGGGTTTGCCATAGTGTGTCTTGTAGTGGCTGCCCAGTGCactgcagcaccttgtaaaaccctTATAAGATgctacataaatgggtctcaaaatttaaataaacatgTAAATGAAGAATTATATAAAAACTAGCTATTAATTTTTAGGAAAGCCCACAGGGTTGATGACTGTTATGAAATTAGTTTTGAGTGGGATATTTGATAACTTATCCATGATAACCCCAGGTTTACTCTCAAATTGACACATCTCAAACATGACTTACCTCATCTTTTGTCTTGTAACATGGTGGAATGGAATTGGGATCAAACTCCATGTCTGCTGGAATGGACTGTTGaacagcaaaaacaacacaTGTTAAGGTTGTTAGTCAACCAAAGCTTTTAATTTACACTGATTGTAGCTGTCCACTATGATGGTAAATATAACTCGCTGCTAGTTAAGCAGCTTTCAACAATTTAACTTACTACAGTTGAATCACAGAGAAAGTCTTTGCCGTGTGGTTCAAGGATGTTTAGAGTATTATCTCACTCATGCAACTCTCTTAATATTATGAGCCGAATCAGAAAAAAAGCAACTGCTGCTAGGGCAGATCTGCTAACATttacatcttgcaatcaggcagATTCATTGTACAACAATCTGGGAGTCATTTTGAACTACATTCAACGTATTTGGGAAAAGGTGTCCatggaaattttcaaatttgttcctCAGagcatggaaagattggtttattgtCGGGGagttttctgcagaatcagggagagttgggtAGCTCCCTTAAGGGTGTTGCTAGTAGCCTCCTACACTTCAACCCATTGTGGTCTACTTAAAACCTCTAAATTAGAgacagccttaaaggcagtgaacactattggtaattactcaaaattactattagcataaaaccttacttggtaacgagtaatggagagaggttggtagtataaaacattgtaagaaacggctccatcggaagtggagtagtttttgagaaacaagtaattttccacgaatttgatttcgagacctcagatttagaatttgaggtctcgaaatcaagcatctgaaagcacagaacgtcgagtgacaagggtatttgttggtttattattatctcgcaaattcgatgaccaattgaactcaaattttcacaggtttgttattttatgcgtttgttgagatacaccaagtgagaagactggtctttgacaattaccaatagtgtccagtgtctttaatcaggattatgtttacatttttatgtCATTCTCATAGGTTGCTTTGATTTTATGTGAAACATCCagtcctgatacttcacggaggcaattgcctccattgccccggGTTAATGCCTTGGTCCCAGGTAAAGTTACAtgtcctcatagaggtgccttttaccaaggagaaaacgcTTCGGTtttcttgccctttcaaaaatgatgCATCACGCCTGAACATAGCTTTGAAACTTTAATATATTTTCTAAATTttgaaatctgtgaaaactctTCACCAGTGCTGCTCTTCACCAAGCAGAAGATGACTCAATGTGAATACAGATTCGTTATTTGTCttaacacaaacaaatggtATGAAAAAGCATCCTGATCTACACTTACATGTTTTGAGATGAAGCATGATAGTGGCCCAATCTCAGTGAAAAGACCAACCTGGAAGCAAAAGAAAtaagtaacaaaataaaaatattgtcattattttttcatttaagttaaaaaaaaaagtttgtaagTAGGTTTTAGCAATTAAGCCAATTTATTTTAACCACTCTAACATAAGTTGTGGGACTAGCCAAATAACCTCTTTAAAACAGGAATGTTGTTATagtacagcaaaacaaagaaacgcaGAGAAGAAATGAGATTCAAGAACTTTATAATGTACTTATTTCATATACAGAACCTCTTAATCACAGTACTCTTTATAACGAGGTTGACTGTAATTTATAAAATTTTACAGGAAAATTTAACCAGAAATTCATCAAAAGTTGGTCTCTCAACACCCAACTGTTTGGTCTTGGGATAAGATTGGTATGCCTGGCCCAGTGAGCGCAACTGTTACTTGGGcctcttcaattcaattcataaaCTTTGATCATCCTATACAGGCAATTACAACAGCAGATAagctccatataaaaatattaagagaataatatacaataatttaaaaatgtaaagaTTATTTGACAAATTGACAAAGCAGATATGTACAAATGGTTGAAACCACAGCAATTAGATACAAGTGAATACATATTAAAAACATTGGTTGAACATACAAAGTTAAGAACCACAAAACAAGTCCTCAATCCTCTGCAATCAGATAAATTTGGGAGGATTTTGGATATTACCTTGTTGACTTGTGTGACGACTGCATCAACAACCTCCCCTTTGAAGGGTCTGAAGACAATAGCTTTGTACTTGATTGGATATCTGACAAACCCTCGACTGGGAAGTATTAACCCAGCCCCGATGTTATCGATTGTTGTCACAGCAATTACAAAGCCATACCTGGGGAAAAGGATCAAAGAAAAGAAGGTTTAGATCTATGCCTGAAGGTAAGAACTAAATCTCTATGATCTATGTTAATCTAGATTAACTGAGACAGATTAATTGTATGAATAAAAAGAATATGGGAACACAATTTATGGATGAGACCACGGAGGTGCTCCGGGCTTTATGATGGTGAAAGTGCTTACTTTCCAGTACATGTTCCTTCAACCTCGGTGAACAGTTTCTTTTTGACGGTATTCAGCAAGTTGGGCCCAAAGTATTGGGGATGAAGAAGAATTTCATGCTCTAAGGATATCTGCATTGgaatataaaacacattaaaacTGAGTTAGAAGACATTgttcaattaataataataggctAATGCAATGTTGTATAAAAGAAAGTTTAAAGAAATTGAGATGCTGAATAGTGATAAATGCTGATTCTGATGACTAACACCCCCACACCCGACTCATCTGTCACTCAATctgtcaaaatattttaaaacaacaaaaaagttataAATATGATTAAATTATTGATGAAccgaaatacaaacaaaaataagaatttTAAGTAAGAGTGTTGTATTCGATTATCACTTTTAAAGACTTTCCAAAGTCTGGCTGGGATATCAAATGGTACGTGGAAAAAGGTGATAGTCAGGTATACAATTTTTAATGGAAAGAATAACATTACAAatacaaccatgacaacaaacaatgaataataacaatacaataCTCCTCCAATAGTGactggaataataataatttagtgTTTATAACTTAAATTTAGTTAAAACAGTtcgtgtaaaaaaaattcacaaacaaatatgttttttgtgaaaccatgttttctttcttctaaaTAAAAGACTTACAAATAAAATTACATTCAACCACTattataaacaacaataatatattTCGATGGCatttttaaaaggaaatgtTAATAACTCTCCAAATAAATCAAAGTACTCAGCAGAGAAAAAAATGCAGTCATAAGAAAAGTGTTGAGCATACAATTTCGAGTGTCGGAAAAAGGCGACTTACACATTGGTTTGCATATTATTTTTACAACTCATTGAAATCTTCTCTGGTTCATCGAATTTTCCCTGGTCTAACTGGAAACCGAAAAACAAATTGATCACAATCAATCTTCCAAAATATAATACTCACatgataaaacattttgttcctGTGTGTGTGGTGAAACTTGAGAGAAAAACTTGGAACTAGCGCCACTGTACAGTTAACATGCGTGCATTCCAAGCAATTGTCTAAACGCATAGGCAGGTCACTCAACCTAGTAAATGGCATCTCTACGTTAACACATATTCAATTCAGACATAACGTCTGGGTGTAATACGCATTGTTGTTTGGTATGACTGAtcactaaaaataaataaaaatggaaatggcctCGCAAGAAGAAAACATTCACGACATAGATGACAGCCAAAATAACGAATTCCCCAGAATAGTTCCTCCGTTTGGTGGTCTCATTATTGCTGTTGAACGTTGTCCACTTTGTGAAAGAACCAAGAAGCCATTTACATGCACAAAGTGTGTAGAAAAGGGAGATTTTATCCATTCTAGCAACAACAACATCTGCAGTGGGAACGGCAAGATCAGTGCTGTCACTGAAAGGTAGGTATTAAAACCAGGATTGCAAACGAGTACAAAGCAAAGCTCAAATCTGCCATTTTTGATTTGCAATCAAAATGTATGAAAATTATCAGGGATTATTCTGTCTCCATGCTGGTGCATCAAATAACTCaatgtatttataaaatatatcttgatattttgactttgtcttgttttataattttgcttttattaaagccattggacatgttggaccctttcggtaaacagttttgtccaaggcccacactttgtgtaccacaacttctatatcaaataacaaacctgtgaaaattgaggctcaatcggtcataggagtcgggagaaaacaacggaaaaacccacccttgtttccgcgcgtttcgccgtgtcatgacatgtgtttaaaataaatccgtaattctcgttaacgagaatttatattgttttgctgttttctcacaatgtaaagcatttcatggaataatatttcaagagaagtctttcaccattgccttctgtaaaccctgtaagttatttgtaaatctgtgaactttttttttttttcctgaaccgaaagggtccaatggctttaatataaaataaatattataattatagttTTGGTTGTGTTTGTATACTGTCAAAACTCATTGGTAAAATTCTTTAACACTATTTAACACCACAGTATGGCAATTTCAGACTTTATTTCTCACTATAAGTTTATGCTATTTATAACGattctagacccagtaactggggcgctgtattcctttttcaaaattttgacatatGACTCgtatgtcaaaatttcgaaattTAAAGGAATAACTGGGCTAGGTCTAGTACATGTTATAGTAAAATGTCTACTGCCTatttatgtaaataaataatgaagttgaattttttttatacaaacttATGCGTTataaaagttattttattttttgtacacATCCTGACATTATtattgggataactttccgtttggcgccaccactttttcacttatttttacaaaaagggatatctcattgaggtaaattagatactatattatttcatatcgaatgaaaaagtggtggcgccatacagaaacttttcctattatcaatcaatcaacatttatttccatacaaacacaatatacaaatacaaacaataggatgttacaagactgaaaactgtatggaggcatggcccattaaagcaaagcttgtaagctgggatgcctttacaaaacaaaggaaggtaataagatcatttaaattataaaacaatgcgtatagtaacaacaatgacatcaaaaCGAGACGGATAAACGaaacgcaaaaacaaaacacccaacaagacaaacaaacacctcaaactaacacctcaaacaaaaccaaacaaacaaacaatacaattacCATAAGACGGCCACGACGATAGaactaaaccaaaataatgacagaatcaCAACTATGTTACATAATGGgagacaatgtgttttttgaagGATTCTTTGAATCGACCAACAGAGGACTGCGGCGAATTCGCCTATCAATTGAATTCCAGAGGCGGGGCCCATGATAGCGAAGAGTGTTCATTGTGTAAGAAGTACGTGCAAAAGGGATATAGAGATTGTTACAGGAGCGTGTGTTATAAAGGTGCGTGTTGCTGACAGAAGGAAAGTAATTGGAGAAAGTGTGGGGCAgaagattttttgtgtatttgaaCATGAAAATGGCTGTTTGAAGTTTGTTGATATCCGTGAGTGTGAGTGTGTTCAAGTTGGCAAACAAGGGCGCG encodes:
- the LOC139935953 gene encoding DNA-directed RNA polymerase II subunit RPB7, producing MPFTRLSDLPMRLDNCLECTHVNCTVALVPSFSLKFHHTHRNKMFYHISLEHEILLHPQYFGPNLLNTVKKKLFTEVEGTCTGKYGFVIAVTTIDNIGAGLILPSRGFVRYPIKYKAIVFRPFKGEVVDAVVTQVNKVGLFTEIGPLSCFISKHSIPADMEFDPNSIPPCYKTKDEDVVIQQDDEIRLKIVGTRVDASDIFAIGTLMDDYLGLVS